The stretch of DNA TATTTTTTTATTAGTATGTAGGATTATTTTAGCATTAGGATGTTCTTCAATGTATTTATTTGACAAATCAGTTTCAACGCCAAAATATCCACCTAAAGCACCAAGTCCTAAAATAGTCTGAGGCATTGGTATAGTATAAGTTACTTTTCTATCAACTATTTGATTATTTATTTTTGTAGTTTCACTCAATACCTCTTGAGGACGCCAATCAAAATGATATTTTTTATTATCTATTTCTAAGTAAGCACTGGATAATGAAATAGGTAATCTTGATTTATTAGTAATAGTCATAAAGATTAGTATTGTAGTTTCATTATTAACTTCATGAGAAAAATGTGAAATATAAGAAATGTTTAGCCTAACATATTCATTTATTAAAGTTTTTATAAATGATATCACTGCTAAAACAATACTTATGATTGATAAAGTTAAAGCTATATTTTCTTTAGTTAGATATTTAATCATTAGAATCAGCTCCCTTTAGAAAATTATACCATAAGGGGACAAGCTATAAATAGAGGAGGGTTAGAAATGGCAAGATTACCAACACCTAAAATAGTAGAAGTAGAAATAGTTTCTACAGATGATATAGAAGAAAGATTCTATACATTTACTTCTATATTAGCTATAGCAGTAAGGAGAAGATATGAAGCAGAAAGGAGGTGCCTTGATGACACCCAAGAAAAGGATTCTAGTGAAGTTTGTAGGGAAAGTTAAGGACATGCCTAGATTTAAGGATGAGGTTATCGATTTAACTAGTATTAAGTAGTTATTAATTATATTGTATAACGAAAGTAGGTGAAAATGAATGGATAGTAGATACGAAAACATATATAAAAATGCTAGAAAAACTACTATTTTTACACAAGAAAAGGCAGCAGAATTTATAGGAGTATCTAAAGATTCTCTATCAGCATATGAAAGGGGAATAACACCAACTCCAGATGATATCGTATGTAAAATGATAGACCTTTATAAATCTGAATGGTTAGCATATGAACATCTTAGAAAGTCTACAGAAGTAGGTAGAAGATATTTACCTAAAATACATTATTCAGATATCGCAAAATCAGTTTTGAAGTTTCAAAAGGAAGTAAATGATTTAGAAAACATAAGTAATGACATGATAACTATCGCATGTGATGGAGTGATAGAAAACCATGAAAAAAAGAAATGGACAAGCATTACAAAAGAAATTGAAGAAGTAGCAGGAGCAGCATTAAGTTTAATCTTTACAAAAGAAAAGACCCTTTCAGACGGCAATCTGGAAAAGGTCACTTACTAAAATTATTATACGTTAATTATATCAAACCGAGGAGGAATAATCAATGAATTT from Senegalia massiliensis encodes:
- a CDS encoding helix-turn-helix domain-containing protein — protein: MDSRYENIYKNARKTTIFTQEKAAEFIGVSKDSLSAYERGITPTPDDIVCKMIDLYKSEWLAYEHLRKSTEVGRRYLPKIHYSDIAKSVLKFQKEVNDLENISNDMITIACDGVIENHEKKKWTSITKEIEEVAGAALSLIFTKEKTLSDGNLEKVTY